Proteins encoded together in one Antennarius striatus isolate MH-2024 chromosome 13, ASM4005453v1, whole genome shotgun sequence window:
- the LOC137606104 gene encoding complement factor B-like yields MVFSVYWSWLAALSCLLIMGGEVWCDCTEHRVEIEGGDYVLTRQLNSGSTLIYRCPDGFYPYPALTRVCQLNGSWKPAPKTFVRQRCRLVECPDPTVMEHGTVSPPQQKYFVDNETTYECYSGYRLRGSSRRVCLPNGKWSGATPICSHDAGDNCADPGIPPGTSRIGNMFGIDDTVRYICNGNLYLAGSSERKCQENGQWTGQEPACYYGHTYDTPLEVSEAFSSSIRERLTTTETDDTQEGRKIRISKNGTLNIYIAMDISESIHTNEVGQAKEAVIKLISKISSFTVTPNYEIVFFSSEIHEIVSILNFFNGKIRLSDVKRDIQTFDIGEKNTAGTDLSLVFRHFWEKISAIKERVSEEKFKEHRHVIIVFTDGGYNMGGSPLPNVERIKNTVYMNQANTIEPNPRADYLDIYIFAVGAEIYESDLRPLTVGTQGQHYFKLQIKDLNQTFDEMIDEEDVKGLCGLHRPYETPDKYSQRRMYPWMAFIFIQSQGRTLSCTGSLVSPQFVLTAAHCLPFGVTQKNVKVEIDDGQGRVKTVKNFMVHPQFNINLKKEAGVKEFYDYDVALIQLDEDIQISSIARPICIPGTKETSDALQLVGDSTCQQQEERLLKDHLEKLSFLTKKGSQIYEKDVHAKLGKNRDECISHALEAEGITTTNPKDAVTDNFLCTGGRTPFRDHIACTGDSGGAVFKNYEHRTIQVAAVSWGTKVLCKSGDVVESDDSSRDFHINLFRVQDFLKSILGKDDQNEYVPLTFLNC; encoded by the exons ATGGTATTTTCTGTCTACTGGAGTTGGCTCGCTGCTCTCTCATGCCTCCTCATTATGG GAGGTGAGGTTTGGTGTGACTGCACTGAACACAGGGTGGAAATTGAAGGTGGGGACTACGTGTTGACCAGGCAGCTGAATAGCGGCAGCACGTTAATTTACCGGTGTCCAGATGGTTTCTACCCCTACCCTGCATTAACCCGCGTGTGTCAGCTTAATGGCTCCTGGAAACCAGCACCCAAAACATTTGTACGCCAGAGATGCAGGC TTGTTGAATGCCCAGACCCCACCGTGATGGAGCATGGAACTGTCTCCCCACCTCAGCAGAAGTACTTTGTGGACAATGAGACCACATACGAGTGTTACTCCGGATATAGACTGCGAGGCTCATCCAGACGCGTTTGCTTACCCAACGGGAAGTGGAGTGGCGCCACTCCCATCTGTAGCCATGACG CGGGAGATAATTGTGCTGACCCTGGTATCCCACCTGGCACCTCAAGAATAGGAAACATGTTTGGAATTGATGATACTGTGAGATACATCTGCAATGGCAACCTGTATCTGGCGGGATcaagtgaaagaaaatgtcagGAGAACGGCCAGTGGACAGGCCAAGAGCCAGCCTGCTACT ACGGACACACCTATGATACTCCCCTGGAGGTTTCAGAGGCATTCAGCAGCTCAATCAGGGAAAGACTCACCACTACAGAGACAG ATGACACACAGGAGGGGAGGAAAATCAGAATTTCAAAAAATGGGACACTTAACATCTATATCGCCATGGATATTTCTGAAAGCATCCATACAAATGAAGTCGGTCAAGCAAAGGAGGCTGTCATAAAACTGATTTCAAAG ATTTCATCTTTTACTGTGACTCCAAACTATGAAATCGTCTTTTTCTCCTCTGAAATACATGAAATTGTCAgcattcttaatttttttaatggcaAAATAAGACTGAGTGATGTCAAGAGAGACATTCAAACATTTGACATTGGTG aaaaaaacactgctGGAACGGACCTGAGCCTCGTCTTTAGGCATTTCTGGGAGAAAATCAGTGCCATAAAGGAACGAGTCTCAGAGGAGAAGTTTAAGGAACATCGTCATGTCATTATTGTTTTTACAGATG GTGGTTATAATATGGGCGGCTCACCTCTTCCTAATGTGGAAAGAATAAAGAACACGGTATACATGAACCAGGCAAACACGATTGAACCTAATCCAAGAGCAGACTATCTCG atatttatatttttgctgTTGGAGCTGAGATCTATGAAAGCGATCTGCGGCCACTCACTGTAGGAACACAAGGACAGCATTACTTCAAACTGCAGATAAAAGATTTAAATCAAACCTTTGATGAAATGATTG ATGAGGAAGACGTTAAGGGTCTATGTGGTCTTCACAGGCCATATGAAACACCTGATAAATACAGTCAGAGGAGAATGTATCCATGGatggcatttatttttattcag AGCCAGGGACGAACGTTGTCGTGCACCGGGTCTCTGGTGAGCCCTCAATTCGTCTTGACTGCTGCTCACTGTCTCCCATTTGGAGTCACACAGAAGAATGTCAAAGTTGAGATCGATGATGGACAAGGCAGAG tgaaaactgttaaaaatttCATGGTACATCCACAATTCAACATAAATCTTAAAAAAGAAGCTGGTGTGAAGGAGTTTTACGACTATGATGTGGCTCTAATCCAACTGGATGAGGACATTCAAATCTCCAGTATTGCCAG ACCTATCTGTATACCTGGCACCAAGGAGACTAGTGATGCTTTACAACTGGTTGGTGACTCCACCTGCCAGCAACAAG AGGAACGTCTTTTAAAGGATCATCTCGAAAAATTGTCTTTCCTCACCAAAAAAGGCAGTCAGATATACGAAAAAGACGTCCACGCTAAGCTTGGCAAGAAT AGAGATGAATGCATCAGCCACGCATTGGAGGCAGAAGGTATAACAACTACAAATCCCAAGGATGCTGTGACTGATAATTTCCTGTGCACTGGTGGCCGGACACCTTTCAGAGATCACATAGCATGTACAG GTGACTCTGGAGGTGCTGTGTTCAAGAACTATGAGCATCGTACTATCCAG GTTGCAGCTGTCAGCTGGGGAACCAAGGTTCTGTGCAAGTCGGGTGATGTTGTGGAGTCAGATGATTCCTCCAGAGACTTCCATATTAATCTTTTCAGAGTTCAAGATTTTCTCAAATCTATTCTTGGAAAAGACGACCAGAATGAATATGTACCACTTACGTTTTTGAATTgctaa